The Polyangiaceae bacterium genome includes a region encoding these proteins:
- a CDS encoding carbamoyltransferase, translating into MSRLVLGINSAHADSSAVLAGDEGIIAAIAEERINRKKHCAGFPSLAVREVLRIAGASLRDVTDVAVARDPKANLAAKLGFVLRHPASGVPRAAKRLRVHREVSMTPAALADAVGASASEVQARFHNVEHHLAHIASAFYCSPFERATGISVDGAGDFATNMVASCQGTEIRIARRTLWPHSLGVYYTGLCQFIGFDRFGEEYKVMGLSAYGVNRYARELRQVVRFDRKAGLRLNLRYFQHQHATTGLEILGDDEVRVPQLWGERMRDLFGEPRQRGTEYSDRDRDMAASMQLRFEDVYLALIEDAVRRSGCRDAVFAGGSALNSVGNGRALTERVIDRAYYHPAASDDGTAAGAALYVLHAKLGARRAPPLDHAYLGRAWDDTEVEAAVAASGMAFRKLTREALVETAADALAKGKIVGWFQGREEWGPRALGNRSILCHPGWPNMKATLNARIKNREPFRPFAPAVLAEKVSLCFQGEHEVPFMIAVYKVRPEWKERLSAVTHEDGTGRVQTVARSQNEIYYDLIAAFERRTGVPVLLNTSFNENEPIVHTPTQALDCFARTRMDALGVGPFWLEKAG; encoded by the coding sequence ATGTCTCGCTTGGTTCTTGGGATCAACTCCGCCCACGCCGACTCGTCCGCGGTACTGGCAGGCGATGAGGGCATCATCGCCGCCATCGCCGAAGAGCGAATCAACCGCAAGAAGCACTGTGCAGGGTTTCCGAGCCTTGCGGTGCGGGAGGTGCTGCGGATCGCAGGAGCGAGCCTCCGAGACGTGACAGACGTCGCCGTCGCCCGCGACCCCAAGGCAAACTTGGCGGCGAAGCTCGGCTTCGTACTGCGGCACCCAGCGTCGGGCGTGCCTCGAGCGGCCAAGCGGCTGCGCGTACACCGCGAAGTGTCGATGACTCCAGCGGCGTTGGCTGACGCAGTCGGAGCCTCAGCCAGCGAGGTACAGGCACGCTTTCACAACGTGGAGCACCACCTCGCCCACATCGCCAGTGCCTTCTATTGTTCGCCGTTCGAGCGCGCGACGGGCATCAGCGTGGATGGGGCTGGTGATTTTGCCACCAACATGGTGGCGAGCTGTCAGGGCACCGAGATCCGGATCGCCAGGCGTACGCTGTGGCCGCATTCGCTGGGCGTGTACTACACGGGGTTGTGCCAGTTCATCGGCTTCGATCGGTTCGGCGAGGAGTACAAGGTCATGGGCCTGTCGGCCTACGGGGTGAATCGCTACGCCCGTGAGCTCCGTCAGGTCGTGCGCTTCGATCGGAAGGCCGGCCTCCGGCTGAACCTGCGGTACTTCCAGCACCAGCACGCGACCACGGGTCTCGAGATCCTCGGTGACGACGAGGTCCGGGTGCCCCAGCTCTGGGGCGAGCGCATGCGAGACTTGTTCGGCGAGCCGCGCCAGCGAGGCACGGAATACTCCGACCGCGATCGCGACATGGCCGCCTCGATGCAGCTCAGATTCGAAGACGTCTATCTGGCGCTGATCGAGGACGCTGTCCGCCGCTCGGGCTGCCGCGACGCCGTGTTCGCCGGCGGCTCAGCGCTCAATTCGGTCGGGAACGGACGCGCGCTCACCGAGCGCGTAATCGACCGGGCCTACTACCACCCGGCCGCGTCCGACGACGGAACGGCCGCGGGCGCCGCGCTCTACGTCTTGCACGCCAAGCTCGGCGCGCGCCGAGCACCTCCTCTCGACCATGCGTACCTGGGACGCGCGTGGGACGACACGGAGGTGGAAGCCGCCGTCGCCGCGTCGGGTATGGCCTTCAGGAAGCTCACGCGAGAAGCGCTCGTGGAGACCGCCGCCGACGCACTCGCCAAGGGCAAGATCGTCGGGTGGTTCCAGGGTCGCGAAGAGTGGGGGCCTCGCGCGCTCGGCAACCGCAGCATCTTGTGTCACCCGGGCTGGCCGAACATGAAAGCCACGCTGAACGCGCGCATCAAGAACAGGGAGCCGTTCCGACCGTTCGCGCCGGCGGTGCTGGCCGAGAAGGTATCGCTTTGCTTTCAAGGCGAGCACGAGGTCCCGTTCATGATCGCCGTCTACAAAGTGCGACCGGAGTGGAAAGAAAGGCTGTCCGCCGTCACGCACGAAGACGGCACGGGTAGGGTCCAAACCGTCGCACGGAGCCAGAACGAGATCTACTACGACTTGATTGCGGCATTCGAACGCCGGACGGGTGTGCCGGTGTTGCTGAACACCTCGTTCAACGAGAACGAGCCCATCGTGCACACGCCGACCCAGGCCCTGGACTGCTTCGCGCGCACCCGGATGGACGCGCTCGGGGTCGGCCCCTTCTGGCTGGAGAAGGCGGGT
- a CDS encoding glycosyltransferase family 4 protein, protein MRVLAVNQFYPPDHAATGQLLGELCADLAAGGDEVTVVASSGTYLGGQKLPGRDLLDGVHVIRPWATSFGKASRRGRLSDYLSFWATALGRAARVARPDVILALTTPPMIAAGVVALGVARRIPVTTWVQDVYPEVAAAFGVLDERGAPYRALLRTAAATHGATCRVVALSDGMAERLVAQGAPRSRIRVIQNWADGNLIFPVEHGENPFRQAHLSGDSFLAMYSGNLGVGHDMATLIDAARLLRERDPRVQLVFVGEGARKAEAERRAQGLGNVRFLPYQRKSDLRFSLAAADVHLVSLNEGLQGLLVPSKVYGALASGRPICYVGPASCEVARVVESHGVGLAVRNGDSEGLASALSRLANDRGLWAAMCLKARSIFLERFDRPVAVAQFRQVLSEAAQSQPTRVGSAVRMFRAAFAPKPRTIAEGHVDA, encoded by the coding sequence ATGCGCGTCCTCGCGGTTAATCAGTTCTATCCGCCCGACCATGCGGCGACTGGACAGCTTTTGGGCGAGCTTTGCGCCGACTTGGCCGCCGGCGGCGACGAGGTCACCGTGGTGGCGAGCAGCGGGACGTACCTGGGCGGCCAGAAGCTACCCGGCCGCGACCTGCTCGACGGCGTGCACGTCATTCGGCCCTGGGCAACCAGCTTCGGCAAGGCATCGCGGCGCGGTCGCCTCTCCGACTACTTGAGCTTCTGGGCGACGGCGCTGGGGAGGGCCGCGCGGGTGGCGAGGCCCGATGTCATTCTCGCGCTCACGACTCCGCCCATGATCGCTGCGGGAGTGGTCGCCTTGGGGGTCGCTCGACGGATTCCCGTCACGACCTGGGTGCAGGACGTGTATCCCGAGGTCGCGGCCGCTTTCGGCGTCCTGGACGAACGCGGAGCTCCATATCGCGCGCTGCTGCGCACCGCGGCGGCGACCCACGGGGCGACCTGTCGGGTGGTTGCGCTCTCGGATGGCATGGCAGAACGCCTCGTCGCGCAGGGCGCGCCACGCTCGCGCATTCGCGTGATTCAGAACTGGGCCGACGGGAACCTGATCTTCCCGGTCGAGCACGGCGAGAACCCATTCCGGCAGGCCCACCTGTCCGGCGACTCCTTCCTCGCCATGTACAGCGGGAACTTGGGTGTCGGACACGACATGGCCACCCTGATCGACGCGGCGCGCTTGCTGCGCGAGCGCGACCCCCGCGTCCAACTGGTGTTCGTCGGCGAAGGAGCACGCAAAGCGGAGGCCGAACGCCGCGCCCAAGGACTCGGCAACGTGCGTTTCTTGCCCTACCAGCGCAAGTCGGATCTCCGCTTTAGCCTCGCCGCTGCCGACGTACATCTGGTTTCACTGAACGAAGGGCTCCAAGGGCTCCTGGTGCCGAGCAAGGTCTACGGTGCACTGGCTAGCGGTAGGCCGATCTGCTACGTGGGCCCCGCCAGCTGCGAGGTTGCTCGGGTGGTGGAGAGCCACGGGGTCGGCTTGGCGGTGCGGAATGGCGACTCCGAAGGGCTGGCGTCGGCACTCTCGCGCCTGGCTAACGACCGTGGGCTTTGGGCGGCTATGTGTTTGAAAGCACGGAGTATTTTCTTAGAGCGATTTGACCGACCAGTCGCCGTCGCGCAGTTCCGGCAAGTGCTCTCGGAGGCGGCACAAAGTCAGCCAACACGGGTCGGCTCGGCTGTGCGAATGTTCCGCGCGGCGTTCGCACCGAAACCTCGTACGATCGCCGAGGGTCACGTCGATGCGTAG
- a CDS encoding undecaprenyl/decaprenyl-phosphate alpha-N-acetylglucosaminyl 1-phosphate transferase yields the protein MRSYVAAFFIALLIAAALTPIVRLLAIRLGAMSRPGGRHVNRRSVPRLGGISIALAVSAPVAALLFSDSGVATTIQGSAKLAYGLLAGAAIMCVVGAVDDTRGLRAMHKLIAQVACALIAFAAGFRIEAISLPFVGSLSMGIFALPITVAWIVGITNAVNLIDGLDGLAAGVVFFAAVTNFTVAYISSSVFVAVLMAAMMGALIGFLFYNFNPARIFMGDSGSYFLGYVLATASLAGAAQKASTTVSLLVPVVALGVPIFDTLFSVVRRWLERRPLFSPDRGHIHHRLIDMGLTHRRAVLILYGVSIVLTVSAVGISLGRSWEVGVALLAVTVVMTGLIRSVGYFEYLVLRKRQKSRLYERHTERLRRAIPELPAALAATRSEDDVLGELAALAESAELGYVEVLRNGAAGEECAFKWSRSEHDTDLRGLVSARFPIGRDDNARAILKFGWRPETEEVSPQDDVLLQLVTDIVASNLSRLASPLAPAPAQDADSANVVAPAPAVRKHAT from the coding sequence ATGCGTAGCTACGTAGCCGCGTTCTTCATTGCGCTCTTGATCGCCGCCGCGCTCACGCCAATCGTGCGCCTCCTGGCGATTCGACTGGGGGCGATGTCGCGACCCGGGGGCCGCCACGTGAACCGGCGCTCGGTCCCACGCCTCGGCGGCATCTCCATCGCGCTGGCGGTCTCTGCACCGGTTGCCGCGCTCTTGTTCTCGGACTCCGGGGTCGCGACAACTATTCAGGGCTCGGCCAAGCTCGCCTACGGGCTGCTCGCAGGTGCCGCGATCATGTGCGTCGTGGGAGCCGTCGATGACACCCGCGGGCTCCGGGCGATGCACAAGCTCATCGCGCAGGTGGCGTGCGCGTTGATTGCCTTCGCTGCCGGCTTCCGCATCGAAGCCATCTCATTGCCTTTCGTGGGCTCGCTCTCGATGGGTATCTTCGCGCTCCCCATCACTGTGGCCTGGATCGTAGGCATTACGAACGCGGTGAACCTCATCGACGGGTTGGATGGCCTTGCCGCTGGGGTGGTGTTCTTCGCGGCGGTGACCAACTTCACGGTCGCGTACATCTCGAGCTCCGTGTTCGTCGCAGTGCTGATGGCCGCGATGATGGGCGCGCTGATCGGCTTCTTGTTCTACAATTTCAACCCCGCCCGAATCTTCATGGGCGACTCGGGCAGCTACTTCCTGGGCTACGTGTTGGCGACGGCATCTCTGGCGGGCGCCGCCCAGAAAGCATCGACGACGGTGTCGCTGTTGGTGCCCGTCGTGGCGCTCGGCGTGCCCATCTTCGACACGCTCTTTTCGGTCGTGCGCCGCTGGCTCGAGCGCCGGCCGCTTTTCTCGCCGGATCGCGGCCACATTCACCACAGGCTGATCGACATGGGTCTCACCCATCGGCGCGCGGTGCTCATCCTCTACGGCGTGAGCATCGTGCTCACGGTCTCTGCGGTCGGCATCTCGCTCGGGCGAAGCTGGGAGGTGGGCGTTGCCCTCTTGGCAGTGACCGTTGTGATGACCGGTCTGATCCGCTCGGTGGGGTACTTCGAATACCTGGTGCTACGGAAGCGGCAGAAGTCTCGGCTGTACGAGCGCCACACCGAGCGCCTGCGTCGCGCCATACCGGAGCTGCCGGCGGCCCTGGCCGCGACCCGAAGCGAAGACGACGTGCTCGGCGAGCTCGCTGCGCTCGCCGAGTCGGCCGAGCTGGGATACGTAGAGGTCCTTCGAAACGGCGCTGCCGGCGAAGAGTGCGCATTCAAGTGGAGTCGAAGCGAGCACGATACGGATCTCCGCGGCCTCGTGTCGGCGCGCTTCCCCATCGGGAGAGACGACAACGCGCGTGCCATCCTGAAGTTCGGATGGCGCCCGGAGACCGAGGAGGTGTCTCCGCAGGACGACGTGCTGCTGCAGCTCGTGACCGACATCGTCGCGTCCAATCTCTCGCGCCTCGCGAGCCCACTGGCTCCGGCTCCGGCCCAAGACGCGGATAGTGCGAACGTCGTTGCCCCTGCTCCCGCGGTGAGAAAGCACGCGACATAG
- a CDS encoding FkbM family methyltransferase, with amino-acid sequence MSRFVPGQLRQALRHAARAVIPSLRHLEPDLRLKNMAQRGFSPALVLDIGAASGSWARLAAGVWPHARVFGVEPNEANRAALERTRAELPSFDYWLGLVGPEAKQRVEFRPQDVDTSVLSETEGEDTAVAKMLTVDELLEQQRLPAPDFVKLDVQGYELEVLRGASRALEQCQAILLEVSFRRFWRGAPVAHEVIAYLVERGFVWYDVAGILRLAPEDELAQMDLVFVRVGNPLLQTSRWPWPVDARASGR; translated from the coding sequence ATGAGTCGGTTCGTTCCGGGCCAGCTGCGCCAAGCGTTGCGACACGCGGCGCGCGCCGTGATCCCGTCCCTCAGGCACCTTGAGCCGGATCTCCGGCTGAAGAACATGGCGCAGCGGGGGTTTTCGCCAGCTCTCGTGCTCGACATCGGCGCAGCTTCCGGCTCGTGGGCGCGCCTCGCCGCCGGTGTCTGGCCGCACGCGCGCGTCTTCGGCGTCGAGCCGAACGAGGCCAACAGAGCCGCTCTCGAGCGGACCAGAGCAGAGCTGCCATCGTTCGACTACTGGCTCGGCTTGGTGGGGCCCGAGGCCAAGCAGCGCGTGGAGTTTCGCCCCCAGGACGTCGACACCAGCGTGCTCTCCGAGACGGAAGGCGAAGATACGGCAGTAGCGAAGATGCTCACCGTCGACGAGCTCCTCGAACAGCAACGGCTGCCGGCGCCCGATTTCGTCAAGCTCGACGTACAGGGCTACGAGCTCGAAGTCCTGCGCGGAGCATCACGAGCCCTCGAGCAATGCCAGGCAATCCTGCTGGAGGTGAGCTTCAGACGGTTCTGGCGGGGCGCGCCCGTCGCCCACGAAGTGATTGCGTACTTGGTCGAGCGCGGCTTCGTTTGGTACGACGTAGCTGGGATCCTGCGTCTGGCTCCCGAGGACGAGCTCGCGCAGATGGATCTGGTGTTCGTTCGGGTGGGCAATCCCCTGCTCCAAACGAGCCGTTGGCCTTGGCCCGTCGACGCCAGGGCGTCGGGGCGCTAG
- the tnpB gene encoding IS66 family insertion sequence element accessory protein TnpB, with protein MRVFVAVAPLDMRGSFDALAGAVRGLGLDPVDGHLYLFLNKRRRIAKALWFDGSGWCVLAKRLEAGSFQLPLLDGDKPQVVIDGSAFASLLAGIDFTAARRGWYRRPRFEKARKGIDTDLQV; from the coding sequence GTGCGCGTGTTCGTGGCGGTGGCCCCACTCGACATGCGCGGCTCCTTCGACGCCCTCGCCGGCGCTGTGCGCGGCCTGGGGCTCGATCCAGTCGATGGCCACCTGTATCTCTTCCTCAACAAGCGCAGGCGGATCGCGAAGGCTCTGTGGTTCGACGGGTCGGGCTGGTGTGTTCTCGCCAAGCGCCTCGAGGCTGGGAGCTTTCAGCTTCCGCTGCTGGACGGCGACAAGCCGCAGGTGGTGATCGACGGCTCGGCGTTCGCCTCGCTGCTGGCTGGGATCGACTTCACAGCGGCGCGGCGCGGCTGGTACCGGCGGCCTCGATTCGAAAAAGCACGCAAGGGGATCGACACGGATCTCCAAGTATGA
- a CDS encoding IS66 family transposase has product MDGLEALRKENAELRAQVAQLLTELARLNDRVSELLAVAQRKQRKAPAPGAAAPAAAPPVVEGEAQRAFEERPKAPDKPAAEPPPKKKARPTGRKPIPSHLEAEEHELRPDACGECGGAALDVVDELVEEKLHVVKEHQRRRVVRRYTCRCRECGERTTLRSLPAPYERSKVTCEWLAWLVYQKFWLLTPLDRIRRDLAERGVPIAMSTLVTFIERAADLLSGIDGLHWKQLLAGSWMATDGTGLKVIIKKLPAAHNGYVELYRNHDVAVFQYEPDKSGEVVAAKLRPFRGTLTADAEHRFNDVFASGRVLEAGCNAHGRRKFRDAEDTQPVLALEGGAFLGAIYGEEGEAQKLGLVGEALREHRQRCIRPIVQDFERWRDAVEPTLLPSEPLAAAIRYYKNHRDALFRFVDDPLVPIDNSPTEREFQNVAKLRLNMLFAGSTEGAHRACVLLGIIATCRALGVPAQAYLTWAFERLGTHRDVFALPLEALTPAAFKKTLG; this is encoded by the coding sequence GTGGACGGGCTGGAAGCGCTGCGCAAGGAGAACGCCGAGCTCCGTGCGCAAGTCGCGCAGCTCCTCACCGAGCTGGCACGGCTCAACGATCGCGTCTCGGAGCTGCTCGCGGTAGCGCAGCGCAAGCAGCGAAAGGCTCCTGCTCCCGGCGCTGCAGCGCCAGCCGCTGCCCCGCCCGTCGTCGAGGGAGAAGCCCAGCGTGCTTTCGAGGAGCGGCCCAAGGCCCCGGACAAGCCTGCCGCCGAGCCTCCGCCGAAGAAGAAGGCGAGGCCAACGGGGCGCAAGCCGATCCCCAGCCACCTCGAAGCCGAAGAGCACGAGCTCCGCCCCGATGCGTGCGGCGAGTGCGGCGGAGCTGCCCTGGACGTCGTCGACGAGCTCGTCGAGGAGAAGCTCCACGTCGTCAAGGAACACCAGCGCCGGCGCGTCGTTCGTCGCTACACGTGTCGCTGTCGCGAGTGTGGCGAGCGCACGACGCTGCGCTCTCTGCCTGCCCCTTACGAGCGCTCCAAGGTCACCTGCGAGTGGCTCGCGTGGCTCGTGTACCAGAAGTTCTGGCTGCTCACGCCGCTCGACCGCATCCGGCGCGACCTCGCCGAGCGCGGAGTCCCGATCGCGATGAGCACGCTGGTGACCTTCATCGAGCGCGCTGCCGACCTGCTGTCGGGCATCGACGGTTTGCACTGGAAGCAGCTGCTCGCCGGCTCCTGGATGGCTACCGACGGCACCGGGTTGAAGGTCATCATCAAGAAGCTTCCCGCTGCGCACAACGGTTACGTGGAGCTCTACCGCAACCACGACGTCGCGGTCTTTCAGTACGAGCCCGACAAGAGCGGCGAGGTCGTCGCCGCGAAGCTCAGACCCTTCCGAGGTACCCTCACCGCCGATGCCGAGCATCGCTTCAACGACGTCTTCGCTTCAGGCCGCGTGCTCGAGGCCGGGTGCAACGCCCACGGCCGTCGCAAGTTCCGTGACGCAGAAGACACCCAGCCGGTGCTCGCTCTCGAAGGCGGCGCCTTCCTGGGCGCGATCTACGGCGAAGAGGGAGAGGCGCAGAAGCTCGGCCTGGTCGGAGAGGCGCTCAGAGAACATCGCCAGCGGTGCATTCGCCCCATCGTCCAGGACTTCGAGCGCTGGCGCGACGCCGTCGAGCCGACGCTCTTGCCCTCCGAGCCGCTGGCGGCGGCGATTCGGTACTACAAGAACCATCGGGACGCGCTCTTCCGTTTCGTCGACGACCCGCTGGTCCCCATCGACAACTCTCCCACCGAGCGCGAGTTTCAGAACGTCGCCAAGCTGCGCCTCAACATGCTCTTCGCCGGCAGCACGGAAGGCGCCCACCGTGCTTGCGTGCTCCTCGGCATCATCGCCACCTGTCGAGCTCTAGGTGTCCCTGCGCAGGCCTATCTCACCTGGGCCTTCGAGCGCCTCGGGACCCACCGCGATGTCTTCGCGCTGCCGCTCGAGGCCCTGACCCCCGCCGCGTTCAAGAAGACCCTCGGCTGA
- a CDS encoding FkbM family methyltransferase, whose translation MPTWLGRLLPTGLRSLLRGAARTEIPSMRHLEPDLRLGNLARLGFAPAFILDVGAASGAWARMAAGVWPRSRIFGVEPNATNRLSLDATRADLPAFNYWIGLLGPGVREQVAFRAEDVGTSVLSDSTTAEIASADMLTVDELVLRHALASPDFLKLDVQGYELEVLRGAPKVLARCEGILIEVSFRRFWKGAPVAHEVIMYLLERGFVWYDVAGILRLEPDDELAQMDLLFVRAGNPVLHRSPWPWPEHGLEEPKG comes from the coding sequence ATGCCCACCTGGCTTGGACGTTTGCTGCCGACAGGGCTGCGCTCCCTGCTGCGGGGCGCTGCTCGCACTGAGATCCCATCGATGCGGCATCTCGAGCCAGACCTGCGGCTCGGGAACCTCGCCCGCCTTGGGTTCGCCCCGGCGTTCATCCTCGATGTGGGCGCCGCATCGGGTGCATGGGCGCGCATGGCAGCAGGCGTATGGCCGCGAAGCCGTATCTTTGGTGTCGAGCCCAACGCCACCAACAGATTGTCGCTCGACGCGACGCGGGCCGACTTGCCCGCGTTCAATTACTGGATTGGCCTGCTCGGGCCAGGTGTCCGCGAGCAAGTCGCCTTCCGCGCTGAAGATGTCGGAACGAGCGTATTGTCCGACTCGACAACTGCCGAGATCGCGAGTGCCGACATGCTGACGGTAGACGAACTCGTCTTACGACACGCACTCGCTTCACCGGATTTCCTCAAGCTCGACGTCCAGGGCTACGAGCTAGAAGTCCTGCGGGGGGCGCCCAAGGTTCTTGCAAGGTGCGAGGGCATCCTCATCGAAGTCAGCTTCAGACGGTTCTGGAAGGGGGCGCCCGTCGCGCACGAGGTAATCATGTACCTGCTGGAGCGAGGATTCGTTTGGTACGACGTCGCTGGCATCCTGCGCCTGGAGCCCGACGACGAACTCGCCCAAATGGATCTGCTGTTCGTCCGGGCAGGGAATCCCGTGCTGCACCGTAGCCCATGGCCGTGGCCAGAACATGGCCTTGAGGAACCCAAGGGCTAA
- a CDS encoding FkbM family methyltransferase — translation MRIQNRIRRIANVFGIDVLRLHESPQGTVLGLRSRNVGSIIDCGANEGQFARDMSSVFPQAQMYCFEPLKGPFHALSAWAETQHGRVHCINVALGDEEGEVEIHRHDAHTPSSSLLPSTARTHELYPQTVAQSLAKVRLTTLDRALEKHMVNMPRDILLKLDVQGFEDRVLRGAAAVLRECSACILEVNLEPLYEGQADFFELAHLMRDAGFGYSGNLHQTYSKEGRVVFVDAVFSRPQ, via the coding sequence ATGCGCATTCAGAACAGGATTCGACGAATCGCCAATGTCTTCGGGATCGACGTTCTTCGGCTTCATGAGTCACCGCAGGGGACGGTTTTGGGCCTTCGCTCGAGGAATGTTGGCAGCATTATAGATTGTGGCGCCAACGAGGGGCAGTTTGCTCGCGACATGTCGAGTGTCTTCCCCCAGGCGCAGATGTACTGCTTCGAGCCGCTGAAAGGGCCATTCCATGCGCTTTCTGCCTGGGCAGAGACCCAGCATGGGCGGGTGCACTGCATCAATGTTGCACTGGGTGACGAGGAAGGCGAGGTGGAGATCCATCGCCACGACGCACACACACCATCGTCATCCTTGCTTCCGTCCACCGCACGAACCCATGAGCTCTATCCTCAGACGGTCGCACAGAGCCTCGCCAAGGTGCGTTTGACCACCCTAGATCGTGCCCTGGAGAAACACATGGTGAACATGCCGCGAGACATCTTGCTCAAGCTCGATGTGCAAGGTTTCGAGGACCGTGTCCTGCGCGGAGCTGCTGCCGTGCTGAGAGAGTGCTCGGCGTGCATATTGGAAGTGAATCTCGAGCCACTGTACGAAGGGCAAGCGGATTTCTTCGAGTTGGCGCACCTGATGAGGGACGCCGGCTTTGGGTACTCTGGTAATCTTCACCAAACCTATTCGAAGGAGGGGCGAGTGGTCTTTGTGGACGCCGTCTTCTCGAGACCGCAATAG
- a CDS encoding methyltransferase domain-containing protein, whose translation MRIKQARQWLANIGKILGGRQAWSAESEFAYYSVNERVVQEHRQRQRGYAAEFWFSGMHMMRGLGILDAHIVEDARVLDIGAGECVLAGAMAQSGAAEVWAVDAVPKQIWAAAEELAKRPNMKFAIASATDLPFADQTFDLVTANLVLHHIEPLLRVRGHGPPARGGVDLDHRRGRCALTAAACGAWARIM comes from the coding sequence ATGCGAATAAAGCAGGCGCGACAATGGCTCGCAAACATCGGAAAGATCCTGGGCGGGCGTCAGGCGTGGTCAGCTGAGAGCGAGTTCGCCTACTACTCGGTGAACGAGCGAGTCGTTCAAGAGCACCGCCAGCGCCAGCGTGGCTATGCTGCCGAGTTCTGGTTCTCGGGCATGCACATGATGCGGGGGCTGGGCATCCTGGACGCGCACATCGTCGAGGACGCGAGGGTCCTGGACATCGGCGCGGGCGAGTGCGTGCTCGCGGGCGCCATGGCCCAGAGCGGCGCCGCCGAAGTCTGGGCGGTCGATGCCGTGCCGAAGCAGATCTGGGCGGCAGCCGAGGAGCTGGCGAAGCGTCCGAACATGAAGTTCGCGATCGCCAGCGCCACGGACTTGCCATTCGCTGACCAGACTTTCGACTTGGTCACGGCGAACCTCGTGCTCCACCACATCGAGCCGCTGCTGCGCGTTCGCGGACACGGTCCTCCGGCAAGAGGAGGAGTTGATCTCGACCATCGCCGCGGTCGCTGCGCGCTGACCGCCGCCGCCTGCGGAGCTTGGGCTAGGATTATGTAG
- a CDS encoding class I SAM-dependent methyltransferase, with product MLRSAIRKAGFDLVRAAPTPSHFHSPHYLRHNARRLEHLASLRIPVAGSTVLEVGAGIGDHTHYFTDRGCKVTITEARWDNLDYLRERYPGQQIRFLDMEDPKPVGEGRFDVVHCYGLLYHLGHPERALEFMGESCSKMLFLETCVSFGDEHAINIVGEDIANRTQAFSGQGCRPTRPWLFDKLKSLFAHVYVPKTQPNHDEFPLDWSAPDKHQNELSRAVFIASRAPIDNDMLVPSLVQQQVRHP from the coding sequence ATGTTGCGCAGTGCGATTCGGAAGGCGGGTTTCGATCTGGTCCGGGCGGCGCCGACGCCCTCGCATTTCCACTCGCCCCATTACTTGAGGCACAACGCGCGTCGCCTCGAACACCTCGCGAGCCTGCGAATCCCCGTCGCCGGTAGTACCGTGTTGGAGGTCGGTGCCGGCATCGGGGACCACACGCACTACTTCACGGACCGCGGCTGCAAGGTGACGATCACCGAGGCGCGCTGGGACAACTTGGACTACCTGCGCGAACGGTACCCGGGGCAACAGATTCGATTCCTCGACATGGAAGACCCCAAGCCCGTGGGGGAAGGGCGCTTCGATGTCGTGCACTGCTACGGGTTGCTCTACCATCTGGGCCATCCAGAGCGGGCGCTGGAATTCATGGGCGAGTCCTGCTCGAAGATGCTCTTTCTGGAAACCTGCGTCTCGTTCGGCGACGAGCATGCGATCAACATCGTCGGCGAGGACATCGCCAACCGGACGCAGGCGTTCTCGGGACAGGGCTGCCGTCCCACGCGCCCCTGGTTGTTCGACAAGCTGAAGAGCCTGTTCGCGCACGTCTACGTGCCGAAGACGCAGCCGAACCACGACGAGTTCCCGCTCGACTGGTCGGCACCGGACAAGCACCAGAACGAGCTGTCTCGCGCGGTGTTCATCGCTTCTCGCGCTCCAATCGACAACGACATGTTGGTGCCGTCACTGGTGCAGCAGCAGGTGCGACACCCGTGA